One segment of Sulfobacillus thermosulfidooxidans DSM 9293 DNA contains the following:
- a CDS encoding DUF4406 domain-containing protein, which translates to MRIYLSGPMSGLPDFNYPAFHTTAALLRHVGYCVMNPAETGVRPDWAYADYLRHDLQILLAQAEGVATLPGWRTSRGARLEVTVAEMLGLPIAPVITWLRRAGRPDAQTKGC; encoded by the coding sequence ATGAGGATCTATCTCTCCGGGCCCATGTCCGGACTCCCCGACTTTAATTATCCCGCTTTTCATACGACGGCCGCGTTACTCCGTCACGTCGGATACTGCGTCATGAACCCCGCCGAGACCGGTGTGCGGCCCGATTGGGCCTATGCCGACTATTTGCGTCACGATTTGCAGATTCTGCTGGCGCAGGCGGAGGGCGTGGCGACCTTGCCCGGATGGCGCACATCCCGGGGAGCGCGTCTCGAAGTCACGGTGGCCGAAATGCTCGGATTACCGATAGCCCCCGTGATCACGTGGCTCCGACGGGCGGGACGTCCGGATGCTCAGACGAAAGGGTGTTGA
- a CDS encoding DNA adenine methylase has protein sequence MTIPVLWPWQGSKARLAPFIVSRLPPHQRYVEPFAGTAAVLLAKSRAPIEVINDVNQDLVAVYRCLQDPVLTRRLYRRVQWTPVSRAEWIRAQEPLASPDVVEQAARFLVRMTQSFNGLPSRKTWGGGLGPIVPRIDRTLHRLAPVADRLRGVALECAPWDAVAARFESPETLFFVDPPYRTDHEDAETAYDANAPWTAADWDALLTWALGSPAMIVLTHYPHPDLHRLADAGWHHETLSVWVNAKARTQRLGIAQGHLDAERDRRDEQIWWSPRAWNRVVHQLTLWDFVSDDPHAEDLG, from the coding sequence GTGACGATCCCCGTGCTCTGGCCGTGGCAAGGGAGCAAAGCCCGTCTCGCCCCGTTCATTGTGTCGCGGCTGCCGCCCCATCAGCGGTATGTCGAACCGTTTGCAGGTACGGCGGCGGTGTTGCTGGCAAAGTCCCGGGCCCCCATCGAAGTGATCAATGACGTGAATCAGGATTTGGTTGCCGTCTATCGGTGCCTGCAAGATCCCGTGCTCACCCGGCGTCTCTATCGGCGTGTGCAGTGGACGCCCGTGAGTCGCGCGGAGTGGATCCGGGCCCAAGAACCGCTGGCGTCGCCGGATGTCGTGGAACAAGCCGCCCGGTTTCTCGTGCGCATGACACAGAGTTTTAACGGTTTGCCGAGTCGGAAAACCTGGGGTGGCGGATTGGGGCCGATTGTTCCCCGCATTGACCGCACCTTGCACCGACTGGCACCGGTCGCCGACCGCTTACGTGGCGTGGCACTAGAATGTGCCCCGTGGGATGCCGTCGCCGCCCGGTTCGAGTCGCCCGAGACGCTGTTTTTTGTGGATCCCCCCTATCGCACGGATCACGAAGATGCTGAGACCGCGTATGACGCGAACGCGCCGTGGACGGCGGCGGATTGGGATGCCCTGCTGACGTGGGCTCTCGGGTCACCGGCCATGATAGTGCTCACGCATTATCCTCATCCGGATCTGCACCGATTGGCGGATGCCGGATGGCACCACGAAACGCTCTCGGTGTGGGTCAATGCCAAAGCCCGTACACAGCGTCTCGGCATTGCGCAGGGGCATCTGGATGCAGAGCGTGACCGGCGGGACGAGCAAATTTGGTGGTCTCCGCGTGCGTGGAACCGCGTGGTGCACCAGCTTACGCTCTGGGATTTCGTCTCGGATGACCCCCATGCGGAGGATTTGGGATGA
- a CDS encoding RNA-guided endonuclease InsQ/TnpB family protein, with protein sequence MALSSSSGPRWKAWQQHHPWGFAVGIGILAYFLAERVPPNDKFQIAGRRVKLPKIGWVRLRESLRFPGKILGARVVREADQWFFAVHVSVPDSIYYRTRTGHGIEGVDVGVKTFATLSTGEKMTGPQAHRRALRRLKIRQRRLTRKIQAAKVSMGFAPQDPLPKGIRLPRSRNWDQAKLSVARTHLRITHIRQDFLHKTSTQLCRENQAIGIETLSVQGMLANHRLARAVADQGFGRFFSLLKYKARRYGTCLVEADRWFPSSKLCSTPRCGYLKTDLTLKDRTWTCPSCGLTHDRDVNAATNLKGLATRTALPVATRPVMAATMPETADIGGKVTPVRHEAIPESLLSASGQEEAGDHNRAPTL encoded by the coding sequence ATGGCTCTTTCATCATCGTCGGGCCCCCGGTGGAAAGCGTGGCAACAACATCATCCGTGGGGATTTGCCGTGGGCATCGGTATTCTTGCGTATTTTCTAGCGGAACGGGTTCCGCCGAACGATAAATTTCAGATCGCCGGACGCCGCGTGAAACTACCGAAAATCGGCTGGGTGCGCTTGCGGGAATCGCTGCGATTCCCGGGCAAAATTCTGGGCGCCCGCGTGGTCCGGGAAGCGGATCAATGGTTTTTCGCGGTGCACGTGTCCGTGCCGGATTCCATCTATTACCGGACCCGTACGGGGCATGGTATTGAAGGCGTGGATGTGGGCGTCAAGACGTTTGCCACGCTGTCTACGGGAGAGAAGATGACCGGACCTCAAGCCCATCGGCGGGCTTTGCGCCGCTTGAAAATCCGGCAACGGCGTCTCACCCGGAAAATACAAGCCGCCAAAGTCTCAATGGGCTTCGCGCCGCAGGATCCCCTCCCGAAAGGCATTCGGTTGCCGCGGAGCCGGAATTGGGACCAAGCTAAACTCTCGGTAGCCCGAACCCACCTGCGGATCACCCACATTCGCCAAGATTTCTTGCATAAAACCTCGACCCAGCTCTGTCGCGAAAACCAAGCGATAGGGATCGAGACATTATCGGTGCAAGGCATGTTGGCGAATCATCGGTTAGCTCGAGCTGTCGCCGATCAGGGGTTCGGACGATTCTTCTCCCTGCTCAAGTACAAAGCTCGACGGTATGGCACGTGTTTAGTGGAAGCCGACCGTTGGTTTCCCAGTAGTAAACTCTGCTCGACACCCAGATGTGGTTATCTCAAGACGGACCTCACCTTAAAAGATCGCACGTGGACATGCCCATCGTGTGGCCTTACGCATGACCGTGATGTCAACGCGGCGACCAATCTGAAAGGGCTGGCAACCCGAACTGCCCTACCTGTGGCGACGCGGCCAGTAATGGCCGCGACGATGCCGGAAACGGCCGACATCGGCGGGAAAGTCACGCCTGTCAGACACGAAGCGATACCCGAGAGCTTGCTCTCGGCTTCGGGGCAGGAAGAAGCCGGTGATCACAATCGAGCACCGACTTTATAG